One stretch of Pandoraea oxalativorans DNA includes these proteins:
- a CDS encoding Lrp/AsnC family transcriptional regulator, with protein MELDAIDLKILRELQADARLTNVELASRVNLSPSPCLARVKALEAAGYIRQRVTLLDPSRLGLHINVFIHVTLENQNRDGLDAFEAAVTALPNVMECYLMSGDADYLLRVMVSDMAAYESLITERISRIPGIRNIRSSFALKQVMYTTAVPVPQPPDASGDA; from the coding sequence ATGGAACTCGACGCCATTGATTTGAAGATTCTGCGGGAGCTGCAAGCCGACGCCCGCCTCACCAACGTTGAACTCGCCTCGCGCGTGAACCTGTCGCCCTCGCCCTGTCTGGCGCGCGTCAAGGCGCTCGAAGCGGCGGGCTATATCCGGCAGCGCGTGACGCTGCTCGACCCGTCGCGCCTCGGGCTGCACATCAACGTGTTCATCCACGTCACGCTGGAAAACCAGAATCGCGACGGACTGGATGCCTTCGAAGCCGCCGTGACCGCGCTGCCGAACGTCATGGAGTGTTATCTGATGTCCGGCGACGCCGACTATCTCCTGCGCGTGATGGTCAGCGACATGGCCGCTTACGAATCGCTGATCACCGAGCGCATCTCCCGCATTCCTGGCATCCGCAACATTCGTTCGAGCTTCGCGCTCAAGCAAGTGATGTACACCACGGCCGTGCCGGTGCCCCAGCCGCCAGACGCATCGGGCGATGCCTGA
- a CDS encoding DMT family transporter, with protein sequence MSGGAPWRGLSAASSARLIVAGVLLAVHWLAFFLAIKAGGGAVGTLGFACFPAFVILLEWPLRRERPTLGDAGVIALVCIGLALVTPAFDWQAGATLGLAWGVLSGAIYAVIALSNRVLGAQASPLQASWWQCVGILIVLGPFAWRESLTLPAAQWGWLACLGVLCTALAYTLFIHALRTVKASQAAVVIALEPVYAIAFAWVLFGTSPTLKMAIGGVCIVGAVAWSGSMRSRRPAH encoded by the coding sequence TTGTCCGGCGGTGCACCGTGGCGCGGCCTGTCGGCAGCATCCAGCGCGCGCCTCATCGTCGCGGGCGTGCTGCTCGCCGTGCACTGGCTGGCCTTCTTCCTCGCCATCAAAGCGGGCGGCGGGGCCGTCGGCACACTCGGTTTCGCCTGCTTCCCGGCGTTCGTGATTCTGCTGGAATGGCCCTTGCGCCGTGAACGTCCCACACTGGGCGACGCCGGGGTGATTGCGCTTGTTTGTATCGGTCTTGCGCTGGTGACGCCTGCGTTCGACTGGCAGGCTGGCGCGACGCTCGGCCTCGCGTGGGGCGTGCTGTCCGGCGCGATCTACGCCGTCATCGCCCTGTCGAACCGGGTGCTGGGCGCGCAGGCCTCGCCGTTGCAGGCAAGCTGGTGGCAATGTGTGGGCATTCTGATCGTGCTCGGGCCGTTCGCATGGCGCGAGTCCTTGACGCTTCCTGCTGCGCAATGGGGATGGCTCGCGTGTCTGGGCGTCCTTTGCACCGCGCTGGCATACACCCTCTTCATTCATGCATTGCGCACCGTCAAGGCGAGTCAGGCAGCGGTCGTGATCGCGCTCGAACCCGTCTACGCGATTGCGTTCGCGTGGGTGTTGTTCGGCACGTCACCCACGCTCAAGATGGCGATTGGCGGCGTGTGCATCGTCGGTGCCGTTGCGTGGTCCGGCTCGATGCGCTCACGCCGCCCGGCTCACTGA
- a CDS encoding SDR family NAD(P)-dependent oxidoreductase — protein sequence MTHKIALITGGSRGLGRASAIAAAQHGIDVILTYRSHRAEADAVVAEIVELGARAVALPLDVSESSQFAPFAAEVKRVLNEVWERDTFDFLVNNAGTGLHKPVTETTEDEFDFLVRLHLKGPFFLTQTLLPMMADGGRILNVSSGLARFTFPGASAYAMMKGGIEVFSRYLAKELGARGIRANTLAPGAIATDFNGGTVRDNQAVHEMVAGTTALGRVGEADDIGGVVAALLGDQMGWINGQRIEASGGMML from the coding sequence ATGACGCACAAGATCGCTCTCATTACCGGCGGCAGCCGTGGTCTGGGTCGTGCATCGGCTATCGCCGCGGCACAACACGGCATCGACGTCATCCTCACCTATCGCAGCCACCGCGCCGAGGCGGACGCCGTCGTCGCCGAGATTGTCGAACTGGGCGCGAGGGCCGTGGCCTTACCGCTCGACGTTTCGGAGTCGTCGCAATTCGCACCGTTCGCCGCAGAGGTCAAACGTGTGCTGAACGAGGTCTGGGAGCGCGACACGTTCGACTTCCTCGTGAACAACGCCGGTACGGGCTTGCACAAGCCGGTGACCGAGACGACGGAAGACGAGTTCGACTTCCTCGTGCGGCTGCACCTGAAGGGCCCGTTCTTCCTCACGCAGACGTTGCTGCCGATGATGGCCGACGGCGGTCGCATTCTCAACGTGTCGAGCGGTCTCGCCCGCTTCACGTTCCCGGGCGCTTCGGCGTACGCCATGATGAAGGGCGGTATCGAAGTGTTTTCGCGCTATCTGGCGAAGGAGCTGGGCGCGCGCGGCATTCGTGCCAACACGCTCGCGCCGGGGGCGATTGCCACCGACTTTAACGGTGGCACCGTGCGCGACAATCAGGCCGTGCATGAGATGGTCGCGGGCACCACCGCGCTGGGACGTGTGGGCGAAGCGGACGACATCGGTGGCGTCGTGGCAGCGCTGCTCGGCGACCAAATGGGCTGGATCAACGGCCAGCGCATCGAAGCGTCGGGCGGCATGATGCTCTAA
- a CDS encoding LysR family transcriptional regulator: MHQLDAMRIFVRVTETGSFTQAADSLGLPRASVSNAIKQLETKLGTRLLHRTTRRVQLTQDGQACLERCKDLLADMEEWETMFVARDEALTGRLRVDLPATLARTTVIPALPTFLAQHPALRVELSSTDRRVDLVREGFDCVLRVGAVVDSTLIARPLGHMRQINVASPAYLERHGVPTTLDDLSQHRLIHYTTTLGTRPAGWEYFDGERYAQWPMEGVLTVNNADAYQAACVAGLGFIQAPEGGVRTLIAEGKLQEVMPEFQAEPLAVSLLYANRRHLPRRAQAFMNWLTELLTPRL, from the coding sequence ATGCATCAACTCGACGCCATGCGCATCTTCGTGCGCGTTACCGAAACCGGCAGTTTCACGCAGGCCGCCGACAGTCTGGGCTTGCCGCGTGCGAGCGTCTCCAACGCCATCAAGCAACTCGAAACGAAGCTGGGCACACGCTTGTTGCATCGAACCACGCGACGCGTACAACTGACGCAGGATGGTCAGGCGTGTCTCGAGCGATGCAAGGACCTGCTTGCCGACATGGAGGAGTGGGAGACGATGTTCGTCGCACGCGACGAAGCGCTCACCGGCCGCCTGCGGGTCGATCTGCCCGCGACGCTCGCCCGTACGACCGTGATCCCGGCGCTGCCCACGTTTCTCGCGCAGCACCCGGCGCTGCGCGTGGAACTGTCGAGCACCGACCGACGCGTCGATCTGGTGCGCGAAGGGTTCGATTGCGTGCTGCGCGTAGGCGCGGTCGTCGACTCCACGCTCATTGCCCGGCCACTAGGTCATATGCGTCAGATCAACGTGGCAAGTCCCGCCTATCTCGAGCGTCACGGTGTGCCCACGACGCTGGACGACCTGAGCCAGCACCGTCTGATCCATTACACGACCACCCTCGGCACGCGTCCGGCAGGCTGGGAGTATTTCGACGGCGAGCGCTATGCGCAATGGCCCATGGAGGGCGTGCTGACGGTGAACAACGCCGATGCCTATCAGGCCGCCTGCGTCGCCGGACTCGGCTTCATCCAGGCGCCCGAAGGCGGCGTGCGCACCCTCATCGCCGAGGGCAAGTTGCAGGAGGTGATGCCGGAATTTCAGGCGGAGCCGCTGGCCGTCTCGCTGCTCTATGCGAACCGGCGTCACCTGCCACGGCGCGCGCAGGCATTCATGAACTGGCTTACCGAACTGCTGACGCCACGTCTGTAG
- a CDS encoding TetR/AcrR family transcriptional regulator produces MTEQETTAGPARATYRHGDLRRALLEAGIALARDGGPDAVILREATRRAGVVPNAAYRHFANRQDLLDAVRAAALAELATGIEHEQAMIDAASMPDGVSRSRAVLRAVGVGYLHFARRQPGLFRTAFAPSENVRSAGGPEKAGASGLNPFELLGAALDRMVAAGIIDAAQRPGAEYLAWAAVHGLAVLVIDGPLRDLPDDQVDALGQRLVAMVEKGL; encoded by the coding sequence ATGACAGAACAAGAAACAACGGCCGGGCCGGCGCGCGCGACTTACCGCCACGGCGACCTGCGCCGGGCGTTACTGGAAGCGGGGATCGCGCTGGCGCGCGACGGAGGACCCGACGCGGTGATCCTACGCGAGGCGACGCGTCGCGCCGGGGTCGTTCCCAACGCCGCTTACCGGCATTTCGCCAATCGTCAGGATTTGCTCGATGCGGTGCGCGCGGCGGCACTGGCCGAGTTGGCGACGGGCATCGAGCACGAGCAGGCGATGATCGACGCGGCATCGATGCCCGACGGCGTGTCGCGCTCGCGTGCCGTGCTTCGCGCGGTGGGCGTTGGGTATCTGCATTTCGCCCGGCGGCAGCCGGGGTTGTTTCGCACGGCGTTTGCGCCGTCCGAGAACGTGCGCTCGGCGGGTGGGCCGGAGAAGGCGGGCGCGAGCGGTCTGAATCCGTTCGAACTGCTGGGGGCGGCGCTCGACCGCATGGTGGCGGCGGGCATCATCGATGCAGCGCAACGGCCCGGCGCGGAGTATCTGGCCTGGGCGGCCGTGCATGGCCTCGCCGTACTCGTCATCGACGGTCCGTTGCGCGACTTGCCCGACGATCAGGTCGACGCGCTCGGGCAGCGGCTCGTCGCGATGGTGGAGAAGGGGCTGTAA
- a CDS encoding VOC family protein: protein MQVHSYLFFEGRCEEAIDFYEKTLGARRGMLMRYGESPEQCPDGMLPPGSDNKIMHGEFFIGESMVMASDGMVSGKPKFDGFSLSVDFTEVGAAEKAFHALAEGGAVNMPLGETFFAKTFGMVKDRFGMNWMVIVPKEMPKG from the coding sequence ATGCAAGTTCATTCCTATTTGTTTTTCGAAGGTCGTTGTGAAGAAGCGATTGATTTCTACGAGAAGACGTTGGGCGCACGGCGCGGCATGCTGATGCGTTACGGCGAAAGTCCGGAACAGTGCCCTGACGGCATGCTGCCGCCGGGCAGCGACAACAAGATCATGCACGGCGAATTCTTCATCGGTGAATCGATGGTGATGGCCTCGGACGGCATGGTGAGCGGCAAGCCGAAGTTCGACGGCTTCTCGCTGTCCGTCGATTTCACTGAAGTCGGCGCTGCCGAAAAGGCGTTCCACGCGCTGGCCGAGGGCGGTGCGGTCAACATGCCGCTTGGCGAGACGTTCTTCGCGAAAACGTTCGGCATGGTCAAGGACCGCTTCGGCATGAACTGGATGGTGATCGTGCCTAAGGAAATGCCGAAGGGCTGA
- a CDS encoding ABC transporter ATP-binding protein, with amino-acid sequence MPSVISIQNLSKTYATGFQALKNINLEIQRGEIFALLGPNGAGKTTLISTICGIVRPTSGTVTVDGHDIVTDYRAAREAIGLVPQELTTDSFESVWATVSFSRGLFGKPANPAHIEKVLRSLSLWEKKDSRIMQLSGGMKRRVLIAKALSHEPRVLFLDEPTAGVDVELRRDMWRLVQSLRETGVTVILTTHYIEEAEEMADRVGIITGGQITLVQEKTELMRHMGSKQLALQLTEPVSTVPDALAAYGLTLGNNGTELVFTYDANIEQTSIASLLRDMERAGISVKDLHTTQSSLEDIFVSLVHKKEG; translated from the coding sequence ATGCCATCCGTGATCTCTATCCAGAATCTGTCGAAGACGTACGCGACAGGTTTCCAGGCGCTGAAAAACATCAACCTGGAAATCCAGCGCGGCGAGATCTTCGCCCTGCTCGGCCCGAACGGCGCCGGCAAAACGACCCTTATCAGCACCATCTGCGGCATCGTGCGACCGACCTCGGGCACGGTGACGGTCGACGGTCACGACATCGTCACGGACTACCGTGCCGCGCGTGAAGCCATCGGCCTCGTCCCGCAGGAGCTGACCACCGATTCGTTCGAATCGGTGTGGGCCACCGTCTCTTTCTCGCGCGGCCTGTTCGGCAAGCCCGCGAATCCGGCGCACATCGAGAAGGTGTTGCGCTCGCTCTCGCTGTGGGAGAAGAAGGACAGCCGCATCATGCAGCTCTCGGGCGGCATGAAGCGACGCGTGCTGATCGCCAAGGCGCTCTCGCACGAGCCTCGCGTGCTGTTCCTCGACGAGCCGACGGCCGGCGTGGACGTCGAACTGCGCCGCGACATGTGGCGTCTCGTGCAGTCGCTGCGCGAGACCGGCGTGACCGTGATCCTGACCACGCACTACATCGAAGAGGCCGAAGAAATGGCCGACCGCGTGGGCATCATCACCGGCGGGCAGATTACGCTCGTGCAGGAGAAGACCGAACTGATGCGGCACATGGGCAGCAAGCAGCTCGCGTTGCAACTGACCGAGCCGGTCTCCACCGTTCCCGATGCGCTGGCCGCTTACGGCCTCACGCTCGGCAACAACGGCACCGAACTCGTGTTCACGTACGACGCCAATATCGAGCAGACGTCCATCGCCTCGCTGCTGCGCGACATGGAGCGTGCGGGCATATCGGTGAAGGATCTGCACACGACGCAAAGCTCGCTCGAAGACATCTTCGTCTCGCTCGTGCACAAGAAAGAAGGATGA
- a CDS encoding ABC transporter permease codes for MNFYAMKAIYNFEMARTRRTLMQSIISPVISTSLYFVVFGAAIGSRIPEIEGVPYGAFIVPGLIMLSLLTQSVTNASFGIYFPRFTGTIYEVLSAPVSYMEIVCAYVGAAATKSIILGVIMLGTAALFVPLRIEHPIWMIFFLVLTAVTFSLLGFIIGIWADGFEKLQLVPLLIITPLTFLGGSFYSTSILPPFWRAVTLFNPVVYLISGFRWSFYGLADVSVAVSLGMTLLFLAIFLAVVAWMFKTGYRLKS; via the coding sequence ATGAATTTCTACGCCATGAAGGCGATCTACAACTTCGAGATGGCGCGCACGCGTCGCACGCTGATGCAGAGCATCATCTCGCCGGTCATTTCGACCTCGCTGTACTTTGTGGTGTTCGGTGCGGCGATCGGTTCGCGCATTCCGGAAATCGAAGGCGTGCCGTATGGCGCTTTCATCGTGCCGGGCCTGATCATGCTCTCGCTGCTCACGCAAAGTGTGACGAACGCCTCGTTCGGCATCTATTTCCCGCGCTTTACCGGCACGATTTACGAGGTGCTCTCCGCACCGGTGTCCTACATGGAGATCGTGTGCGCGTACGTGGGGGCGGCGGCGACCAAGTCGATCATTCTCGGGGTCATTATGCTGGGCACGGCCGCGTTGTTCGTGCCGTTGCGCATTGAGCATCCGATCTGGATGATCTTCTTCCTCGTGCTTACCGCAGTGACGTTCAGCCTGCTCGGTTTCATCATCGGCATCTGGGCCGATGGCTTCGAGAAGCTACAACTCGTGCCGTTGCTCATCATCACGCCGCTCACGTTCCTTGGCGGCAGCTTCTACTCGACGAGCATCCTGCCGCCGTTCTGGCGCGCGGTCACGCTTTTCAACCCGGTCGTGTATCTCATCAGCGGTTTCCGCTGGAGCTTTTACGGACTGGCGGATGTGAGCGTCGCCGTGAGCCTTGGCATGACGCTGTTGTTCCTGGCGATCTTCCTCGCCGTCGTCGCGTGGATGTTCAAGACGGGCTATCGCCTGAAAAGCTGA
- a CDS encoding glutathione S-transferase encodes MQLIGMLDSPYVRRTAICLKLLGLPFEHRSLSVFSTFDAFAAINPVVKAPPLVTDDGTVLMDSTLILQYLESLVEPAQRLVPVDPAARVRALRLTGLALAACEKSVQLVYERELRPNEKRHTPWTDRVRTQVHAAFHELELELAQVPILATPQQIGEHGVTVAVAWRFHQLLLPEIDFGAEFPGIANFSAQAEALPAFRETPPV; translated from the coding sequence ATGCAGTTGATCGGAATGCTGGACTCGCCGTACGTGCGTCGTACGGCCATTTGCCTGAAGTTGCTTGGCCTGCCTTTCGAGCACCGTTCGTTGTCGGTGTTCAGCACCTTCGACGCGTTCGCCGCGATCAATCCGGTCGTCAAGGCGCCGCCGCTCGTCACCGACGACGGCACGGTGCTCATGGATTCGACGCTGATCCTCCAGTATCTGGAATCGCTGGTCGAACCGGCGCAGCGGCTGGTGCCTGTCGATCCTGCCGCGCGTGTGCGCGCGCTGCGTCTGACGGGACTGGCGCTGGCGGCCTGCGAGAAGTCGGTGCAACTGGTGTACGAGCGCGAACTGCGTCCGAACGAGAAGCGGCATACGCCGTGGACCGATCGCGTGCGCACGCAAGTGCACGCGGCGTTTCACGAGTTGGAACTGGAGCTGGCGCAGGTGCCCATTCTGGCAACGCCGCAACAAATTGGCGAGCATGGCGTGACGGTAGCCGTGGCGTGGCGTTTCCATCAATTGCTGCTGCCGGAAATCGACTTCGGCGCGGAGTTTCCGGGGATTGCCAACTTCTCGGCACAGGCCGAAGCGCTGCCCGCGTTTCGCGAGACGCCGCCTGTCTGA